The following are from one region of the Anaeropeptidivorans aminofermentans genome:
- a CDS encoding phosphopentomutase, with amino-acid sequence MKRVILVVIDSVGIGELPDAKNYGDEGSNTLLNIKRERPDMELKNMLSIGLSHIEGGKGLATGEYTPEGAFGRLAESSKGKDTTTGHWEIAGIIIDNPFPTYPKGFPKEVIDEFEKLTGRKVIANCPASGTEIIERLGKEHMETGALIVYTSADSVFQIAAHEEIVPIEELYDICQKARDMLTGPHAVSRVIARPFLGSPGSFKRTSNRKDFSIEPIKDTMLDYIKASGLQVAAVGKIEDIFSGKGITQAVHTTSNMDGVDKTLDYMDTVENGLIFTNLVDFDMLYGHRNDVDGYAEALIAFDNRLPEIKAKLRPDDILMITADHGCDPTTESTDHSREYIPLLIYGDKVKAGTNIGTRKTFSDIGKTILDYLSVEGKLDGESFLNLFTIK; translated from the coding sequence ATGAAAAGAGTCATTCTTGTAGTTATAGACAGCGTAGGCATCGGAGAGCTTCCCGATGCTAAAAATTACGGCGATGAGGGAAGCAATACTTTGCTTAATATCAAAAGGGAAAGACCGGATATGGAGCTTAAAAATATGCTTTCCATAGGGCTTTCTCATATAGAAGGGGGAAAAGGCCTTGCAACAGGGGAATACACCCCCGAAGGGGCTTTCGGCAGGCTTGCGGAAAGCTCTAAAGGAAAGGATACCACAACAGGCCATTGGGAAATTGCAGGCATTATTATAGACAATCCCTTCCCCACTTACCCTAAGGGATTTCCTAAAGAGGTTATAGACGAATTTGAGAAATTAACCGGAAGGAAGGTAATAGCCAATTGCCCCGCCTCCGGCACGGAAATTATCGAGAGGCTTGGGAAAGAGCATATGGAAACAGGGGCTCTTATTGTTTATACCTCTGCCGACAGCGTTTTCCAGATTGCCGCCCATGAAGAAATCGTTCCCATAGAGGAGCTTTATGATATATGCCAGAAGGCAAGAGATATGCTTACAGGCCCCCATGCCGTTTCCAGGGTAATTGCAAGGCCATTCTTGGGAAGCCCGGGAAGTTTTAAAAGAACTTCCAACAGAAAAGATTTTTCCATAGAGCCTATTAAAGACACGATGCTGGATTATATAAAGGCATCGGGACTTCAGGTTGCCGCCGTTGGCAAAATAGAGGATATTTTCTCCGGAAAAGGAATTACACAGGCCGTTCACACCACCTCCAATATGGACGGTGTTGACAAGACCCTAGATTATATGGATACTGTAGAGAATGGGCTTATTTTTACAAATCTTGTGGATTTTGACATGCTTTACGGCCATAGAAACGACGTAGACGGCTATGCTGAAGCTTTAATCGCCTTTGATAACAGGCTTCCTGAAATTAAAGCAAAGCTAAGACCGGACGATATTTTAATGATAACCGCCGACCACGGCTGCGACCCTACCACCGAAAGCACAGACCATTCAAGAGAATATATACCGCTTTTAATTTACGGAGATAAGGTAAAAGCAGGAACGAATATCGGAACGAGAAAAACATTTTCGGACATCGGAAAGACCATATTGGACTATCTTTCAGTAGAAGGAAAGCTTGACGGCGAAAGCTTTTTAAATCTGTTCACTATTAAGTAA
- the deoD gene encoding purine-nucleoside phosphorylase: MIPTPHIEAKAGEIAKTVLMPGDPLRAKFVAENFLEDPKQYNGVRGMLGYTGKYKGHDVSVQGSGMGIPSIGIYSYELYKFYDVDNIIRIGTAGAIHPDLKIRDIVIAQGACTNSNYAAQYNITGTYAPIASFELLEKAVMAARNKDARITVGNVLSSDTFYGDDPLDTEKWQKMGVLCIEMESAGLYMNAARLNKRALGLFTISDSLVTGEATTSSERQSSFTKMMEIALETAIAMENNKTNK, translated from the coding sequence ATGATACCGACACCCCATATAGAGGCAAAAGCAGGAGAAATAGCAAAAACCGTATTAATGCCCGGAGACCCTTTAAGGGCTAAATTCGTTGCCGAAAACTTTCTTGAAGACCCAAAGCAGTATAACGGTGTAAGAGGAATGCTTGGATACACGGGAAAATATAAGGGCCATGACGTATCCGTTCAAGGCTCCGGCATGGGAATCCCTTCCATAGGAATCTATTCCTATGAGCTTTACAAATTTTATGACGTAGATAATATTATCCGCATCGGAACCGCAGGAGCCATACATCCGGACCTTAAAATAAGAGATATTGTAATAGCCCAAGGGGCCTGCACAAATTCCAATTATGCTGCCCAGTATAATATTACGGGAACCTATGCCCCCATAGCTTCCTTTGAGCTTTTGGAAAAAGCGGTTATGGCTGCGAGAAATAAAGATGCCCGCATTACCGTAGGAAACGTATTAAGCTCCGATACATTTTACGGAGATGACCCCTTAGATACGGAAAAGTGGCAGAAGATGGGGGTTCTTTGTATAGAGATGGAGTCTGCAGGTCTTTACATGAATGCCGCAAGATTAAATAAAAGGGCATTAGGCTTATTTACCATAAGCGACTCTCTTGTTACAGGGGAGGCCACAACATCATCCGAAAGACAAAGCTCCTTTACAAAAATGATGGAAATTGCCCTTGAAACGGCTATCGCTATGGAAAATAATAAAACAAATAAATAA
- a CDS encoding MFS transporter, producing the protein MVKRSMKPAVIAYMAFLLFGSFLSIVSSYFNILASHFSHSLSSISLMLSAMATGRILTIFISGFIADRIGRKLMLFASISCVTVFFVFVPFTTNFTIALVLSAIAGMGHGMTDSSATALVLDCFPDKPNFPLSLIQVFFCVGAMSTPIAADVLFSNGIYFGWGFWGLGVLGIVAAFLILTAKFPPYIKDKAEIDTLIQNKFNVKPSVYREGLLIGLIVFFYSITTTTLTTWGGTYAMEAVGIEPIKSIHVLTYYNIGCMTGTFIIAKLLDRIHSTVFIILNPVMIILFMFLFYTLKSPGLSYMLFMGSGLFAGIFYSLALSVVDEMFPEKKASASGVTMGMSALGSFCTPVITGRIYESYGIANAFGIMFISFILLFVLSIVFRLRFKKILNKSISYSE; encoded by the coding sequence ATGGTTAAAAGGAGCATGAAGCCGGCGGTAATCGCTTATATGGCTTTTCTGCTTTTCGGAAGTTTTTTAAGTATTGTAAGCTCGTATTTCAATATTCTTGCCTCTCATTTTTCCCACAGCCTTTCAAGCATAAGCTTAATGCTTTCGGCCATGGCTACAGGCAGGATACTGACGATTTTTATAAGCGGCTTCATCGCCGACAGAATAGGCAGGAAGCTGATGCTTTTTGCTTCTATAAGCTGCGTAACGGTGTTTTTTGTATTTGTTCCCTTTACCACTAATTTTACGATAGCTTTGGTGCTTTCGGCTATTGCGGGAATGGGCCACGGAATGACGGATTCTTCTGCCACGGCTTTAGTGCTTGACTGTTTTCCGGATAAGCCGAATTTCCCTTTGAGCCTTATACAGGTTTTCTTCTGTGTAGGGGCCATGAGTACGCCTATTGCAGCAGATGTTCTTTTTTCAAATGGCATCTATTTTGGCTGGGGATTTTGGGGCCTTGGCGTTTTAGGTATTGTTGCCGCCTTTTTAATACTTACTGCAAAGTTTCCCCCTTATATTAAAGATAAGGCTGAAATAGACACACTCATTCAAAATAAATTTAACGTAAAGCCCTCTGTATATAGAGAAGGCTTGCTTATAGGCCTGATTGTTTTTTTCTACAGTATCACTACGACAACCCTTACCACATGGGGCGGAACCTACGCCATGGAGGCCGTAGGCATAGAGCCTATAAAATCCATCCATGTGCTTACATATTACAATATCGGCTGTATGACAGGTACATTTATTATTGCAAAGCTTTTGGACAGGATTCATTCTACGGTTTTTATCATTTTGAATCCTGTAATGATTATCCTGTTTATGTTTCTGTTTTATACCTTGAAAAGCCCTGGTTTAAGCTATATGCTTTTTATGGGAAGCGGTCTTTTCGCCGGAATTTTTTACTCCCTTGCATTATCCGTAGTAGATGAAATGTTCCCGGAGAAAAAGGCCTCTGCAAGCGGCGTTACCATGGGAATGAGTGCTTTGGGAAGCTTCTGTACCCCTGTTATCACAGGCCGTATTTATGAAAGCTATGGAATAGCCAATGCTTTCGGCATTATGTTTATAAGTTTTATTTTGCTTTTCGTGCTGTCCATTGTATTTCGCTTGAGATTTAAGAAAATACTTAATAAAAGCATAAGCTACAGTGAATAA
- the deoC gene encoding deoxyribose-phosphate aldolase, whose product MDIKEILSFVDHTLLTQTATPEEIKQIIEDGIKYNVASACIPPSYVTFAKEAAGDKLPICTVIGFPNGYQMTSVKLFETEKALEAGADEIDMVINIGMVKDKNYSYVENEIKQLKDLCKDKILKVIIEACLLNEQEKIEMCKVVSASGADFIKTSTGFSTGGATFCDIELFKKHVDSHVKIKAAGGISSIDDAIRFIELGASRLGTSRIVKIVKSEESSGY is encoded by the coding sequence ATGGATATTAAGGAAATTTTATCTTTTGTGGATCATACCTTGCTCACCCAGACGGCTACACCGGAAGAAATAAAGCAGATTATAGAAGACGGCATCAAATACAATGTTGCTTCCGCCTGTATTCCTCCTTCTTATGTTACATTTGCAAAGGAAGCAGCAGGAGATAAGCTCCCTATTTGTACGGTGATAGGCTTTCCCAACGGATATCAGATGACTTCCGTAAAGCTTTTCGAAACGGAAAAGGCCCTTGAAGCCGGTGCCGATGAAATTGATATGGTAATAAACATAGGAATGGTGAAGGATAAAAATTATTCCTATGTAGAAAATGAAATAAAGCAGCTTAAAGACCTATGCAAAGACAAGATACTGAAAGTGATTATAGAGGCATGTCTTTTAAATGAACAGGAAAAAATAGAGATGTGCAAGGTGGTTTCGGCCTCAGGGGCAGACTTTATAAAGACCTCTACAGGCTTTTCAACAGGCGGGGCTACCTTCTGCGATATAGAGCTTTTCAAAAAGCATGTGGACAGCCACGTTAAAATAAAAGCTGCCGGAGGCATTTCCTCCATAGACGATGCTATAAGATTTATAGAACTTGGAGCAAGCCGCCTTGGAACAAGCCGCATCGTTAAGATAGTTAAAAGCGAGGAAAGCTCCGGCTATTAA
- the cdd gene encoding cytidine deaminase, producing the protein MPSSNTQEEIMEYSQLVKEAIKAKNHSYSPYSKFKVGAALLTKSGKVYLGANIENIAYSPSNCAERTAFFKAVFDGEKEFEAIAVAGGLDDDNTDYCYPCGVCRQVMLEFCDPETFKFISVKDKENYKEYFLKEIIPFGFGPGSIK; encoded by the coding sequence ATGCCAAGTTCAAATACACAGGAGGAAATTATGGAATATTCTCAACTTGTTAAAGAAGCTATAAAAGCAAAAAATCATTCTTATTCTCCCTATTCAAAATTTAAGGTAGGCGCCGCCCTTCTTACAAAATCGGGGAAGGTATATTTAGGCGCTAATATTGAAAATATAGCATACAGCCCCTCAAACTGCGCCGAGAGAACGGCATTTTTCAAAGCCGTATTCGACGGCGAGAAGGAATTTGAGGCCATAGCCGTAGCCGGCGGCTTAGACGACGATAATACAGATTATTGCTACCCTTGCGGCGTATGCCGTCAGGTAATGCTTGAATTCTGCGACCCGGAGACGTTTAAATTTATATCCGTAAAGGACAAAGAAAACTATAAGGAATATTTCCTCAAGGAGATCATCCCTTTTGGCTTCGGCCCGGGAAGCATTAAATAA
- a CDS encoding BMP family ABC transporter substrate-binding protein: MKKLLSAVLIGAMALSLAACGGNTEGPKPEAPASEAPASEAPASEAPASEAPASEGTDYSNFSVGMITDTGGVNDQSFNQSAWEGLQAFEQETGAKVSYRESEQEANYGPNIDSLVDADTDLIWGIGFMMGDAISNAATTNPDIKFAIVDNAYDETPANLTAVVFRAQEPSFLVGYMAGMTTETNKVGFVGGIKGEVIDQFEFGYRAGVAYAAKELGKEIEVLVQYADSFGDDAKGKAIATSMYTNGADIVFHAAGNVGQGVIAAAKDMDKLVIGVDRDQAYLAPDNVMTSALKLVGAAMKDVSKRIADGEELGGQTLAYGIAEESAGIPPYEGSTANLVDKEVYDKTMEIKDKIVSGDIIDIPVSEEEFNEFVTGL, from the coding sequence ATGAAGAAATTATTATCAGCTGTTTTGATAGGAGCTATGGCTTTATCACTGGCTGCATGCGGTGGTAATACTGAAGGACCAAAACCAGAAGCTCCTGCATCAGAGGCGCCCGCATCAGAAGCCCCTGCATCAGAAGCTCCCGCATCAGAAGCTCCTGCATCTGAAGGCACAGACTATTCAAACTTTTCAGTAGGCATGATTACCGACACAGGCGGCGTTAATGACCAGTCATTTAACCAGTCAGCTTGGGAAGGCTTACAGGCATTTGAACAGGAAACAGGCGCAAAGGTTAGCTACCGTGAATCAGAGCAGGAAGCAAACTACGGCCCTAATATCGACAGCCTTGTAGACGCAGACACAGACCTTATCTGGGGTATCGGTTTCATGATGGGTGATGCTATATCAAACGCTGCCACAACAAACCCTGATATTAAATTTGCAATCGTTGACAACGCTTATGATGAAACACCTGCAAACTTAACAGCAGTTGTGTTCAGAGCACAGGAACCTTCTTTCCTTGTAGGATACATGGCAGGTATGACAACAGAAACGAATAAAGTTGGTTTCGTAGGCGGAATCAAAGGTGAGGTTATCGACCAGTTTGAATTTGGTTACAGAGCAGGCGTTGCTTATGCAGCTAAAGAATTAGGCAAAGAAATCGAAGTTCTCGTTCAGTATGCAGATAGCTTCGGCGACGATGCTAAGGGTAAGGCTATTGCCACATCTATGTATACAAACGGTGCAGACATTGTTTTCCACGCTGCCGGTAATGTTGGCCAGGGTGTAATCGCAGCAGCAAAGGATATGGATAAGCTTGTAATCGGTGTTGACAGAGACCAGGCTTACCTTGCCCCTGATAATGTAATGACATCAGCTCTTAAGCTTGTTGGTGCAGCTATGAAGGACGTTTCTAAGAGAATCGCTGACGGCGAGGAATTAGGCGGACAGACTTTAGCTTATGGTATTGCTGAAGAATCAGCAGGTATTCCTCCATACGAAGGCTCCACAGCAAATCTTGTTGATAAAGAGGTTTATGACAAGACTATGGAAATTAAGGATAAAATAGTATCTGGCGATATCATTGATATCCCGGTTTCAGAAGAAGAATTTAATGAATTTGTAACAGGTTTATAG